The following are from one region of the Stigmatella ashevillena genome:
- a CDS encoding CARDB domain-containing protein, with product MAVATQRASAAAVVLSAGKPTSASSNNAPYTSNNLTDGNQESYWESANGAFPQWAQVDLGSAATVEDVVLKLPAGWGTRNETLTVQSSTDGASFTTLKASASYTFNPSTGNAVTIDVPDTSARYVRVTLTANTGWNAGQLSEFEVRGTSSSTPPTDPPPTDPPAGSNIAVGKPIVGSSTEWQFVATNANDGNADSYWEGAGGQYPSTLTVSFGTSVDLTGVVVKVPPSSAWGSRTQTFQVQGRLLASGAWNTLKASAAYAFNPATGNTVSVPFTGTATDVRLVFTANTGSGNGQVSEFQIFGTPSANPDLTVTGVTATPGSPIETDTITLTATVKNVGTKPSAATAVDLTVEGVEAASVSVAGLAAGASTTVSAPIGKKAAGSYTIGAVVDPDGTVVEQNESNNAFSNPTKLTVSEAPGPDLQVLSITPNPSNPAVGAAVKFSVAVKNRGTTAVSAATVTRVVVGSTTLDTSTPAIASGATATVTTSGSWTATSGGANITATADATGVVAETNENNNTASQSIVVGRGAAVPWVSYEAEAGSYQGTLLETDALRTFGHTNFATESSGRKSVRLNSTGQYVEFTSTSAANSIVVRNSIPDASNGGGQQATISLYANGTFVQKLTLSSRHSWLYGNTDGPEALTNTPQADARRLFDESSALLAQSYPAGTKFRLQRDATDTASFYIIDLIDLEQVAPATSKPAECTSITNYGAVPNDGNDDTDAIQRAVTDDQNGVISCVWIPAGQWRQEKKILTDDPLNRGMHNQVGIRNVTIRGAGMWHSQLYTTIEPHLQTASINHPHEGNFGFDIDENVQISDIAIFGSGRIRGGDGNAEGGVGLNGRFGKNTKITNVWIEHANVGVWVGRDYDNIPDLWGPADGLQFSGMRIRNTYADGINFSNGTRNSQVFNSSFRTTGDDSLAVWANPYVKDRSVDIAHDNHFVNNTIQLVWRANGIAIYGGYNNSIENNLIYDTMNYPGIMLATDHDPLPFSGTTLIANNALYRTGGAFWNEDQEFGAITLFPSTKDITGVTIRDTDIYDSTYDGIQFKNGGGNMPDVAITNVRISNSINGAGILAMSGARGNTTLTNVTITGSADGNIVKQPGSQFVITGQ from the coding sequence ATGGCGGTCGCCACGCAGCGCGCGTCCGCGGCAGCGGTCGTGCTCTCCGCGGGCAAGCCCACCTCCGCCAGCAGCAACAACGCCCCCTACACGTCGAACAACCTCACCGATGGCAACCAGGAATCCTATTGGGAGTCGGCCAACGGTGCCTTCCCCCAGTGGGCCCAGGTCGACCTGGGCTCGGCCGCGACCGTCGAGGACGTCGTCCTGAAGCTTCCGGCTGGCTGGGGGACTCGTAACGAGACCCTGACCGTCCAGTCCTCCACCGACGGCGCCTCGTTCACCACCCTCAAGGCGAGCGCGTCCTATACGTTCAATCCGTCCACGGGCAATGCCGTGACGATCGACGTCCCGGACACGTCCGCGCGCTATGTGCGCGTCACCCTCACCGCCAACACCGGCTGGAACGCCGGCCAACTCTCCGAGTTCGAGGTCCGCGGCACCTCCAGCAGCACGCCGCCGACCGATCCGCCGCCGACCGATCCGCCCGCTGGCAGCAACATCGCCGTTGGCAAGCCCATCGTGGGCTCTTCGACGGAGTGGCAGTTCGTGGCCACCAATGCCAACGATGGCAATGCCGACTCCTACTGGGAGGGCGCGGGTGGCCAGTACCCGAGCACCCTGACGGTCTCGTTCGGGACGAGCGTCGACCTCACGGGCGTCGTCGTCAAGGTGCCTCCGTCCTCCGCCTGGGGCAGCCGCACCCAGACCTTCCAGGTGCAGGGCCGCCTCCTGGCCAGCGGGGCGTGGAACACGCTCAAGGCCTCTGCGGCGTACGCGTTCAACCCGGCGACCGGCAACACGGTCTCCGTGCCGTTCACCGGCACCGCCACCGACGTCCGGCTCGTCTTCACGGCCAACACCGGGTCCGGAAATGGCCAGGTCTCCGAGTTCCAGATCTTCGGCACCCCCTCGGCCAACCCTGACCTCACGGTCACCGGAGTCACCGCGACGCCGGGCTCGCCGATCGAGACCGACACGATCACGTTGACGGCCACGGTGAAGAACGTCGGCACCAAGCCTTCGGCGGCGACGGCCGTCGATCTCACCGTGGAGGGTGTCGAGGCCGCTTCGGTCTCCGTGGCCGGTCTGGCGGCCGGTGCGTCCACCACCGTGTCGGCGCCCATTGGGAAGAAGGCCGCCGGGTCCTACACGATCGGCGCCGTCGTCGACCCGGACGGCACCGTCGTCGAGCAGAACGAGAGCAACAACGCGTTCAGCAACCCGACCAAGCTCACGGTGTCGGAGGCTCCCGGGCCTGACTTGCAGGTGCTGAGCATCACCCCGAACCCCTCGAACCCTGCGGTCGGGGCGGCAGTCAAGTTCAGCGTGGCGGTGAAGAACCGCGGGACTACGGCCGTCAGCGCGGCCACGGTCACCCGGGTCGTCGTGGGCAGCACCACGCTCGACACCAGCACCCCGGCCATCGCCTCTGGTGCGACAGCCACCGTGACCACCAGCGGCAGCTGGACCGCCACGAGCGGGGGCGCGAACATCACGGCCACGGCCGACGCGACCGGCGTCGTCGCCGAGACCAACGAGAACAACAACACCGCCTCTCAGTCGATCGTCGTCGGGCGCGGGGCCGCGGTCCCCTGGGTCTCCTACGAGGCCGAGGCGGGCAGCTACCAGGGCACCCTGCTGGAGACGGATGCGCTGCGCACCTTCGGGCACACCAACTTCGCCACCGAGTCCTCGGGCCGCAAGTCCGTGCGCCTGAACAGCACTGGCCAGTACGTCGAGTTCACCTCGACCAGCGCGGCGAACTCGATCGTCGTGCGCAACTCCATCCCCGACGCGTCGAACGGAGGCGGCCAGCAGGCCACGATCAGCCTGTACGCCAACGGCACCTTCGTCCAGAAGCTCACGCTCTCGTCGCGGCACAGCTGGCTGTACGGGAACACCGATGGCCCGGAGGCGCTGACCAACACGCCCCAGGCGGACGCCCGGCGGCTGTTTGACGAGTCGAGTGCGCTGCTCGCGCAGTCCTACCCGGCCGGCACCAAGTTCCGCTTGCAGCGCGACGCGACGGACACGGCGTCGTTCTACATCATCGACCTGATCGATCTCGAGCAGGTGGCTCCGGCGACGAGCAAGCCCGCCGAGTGCACGTCCATCACGAACTACGGCGCGGTGCCGAACGACGGGAATGACGACACGGACGCCATCCAGCGGGCGGTGACGGACGACCAGAACGGCGTCATCAGCTGCGTGTGGATCCCCGCGGGGCAGTGGCGGCAGGAGAAGAAGATCCTCACCGATGACCCGCTGAATCGCGGGATGCACAACCAGGTGGGCATCCGGAACGTCACGATCCGCGGCGCGGGCATGTGGCACTCCCAGCTCTACACCACGATCGAGCCGCACCTGCAGACGGCCAGCATCAACCACCCCCACGAGGGCAACTTCGGCTTCGACATCGACGAGAACGTGCAGATCTCCGACATCGCGATCTTCGGCTCTGGCCGGATCCGCGGCGGTGACGGCAACGCCGAGGGTGGCGTCGGCCTGAACGGCCGGTTCGGCAAGAACACGAAGATCACCAACGTGTGGATCGAGCACGCCAACGTGGGCGTGTGGGTGGGCCGCGACTACGACAACATTCCCGATCTGTGGGGTCCGGCCGACGGCCTGCAGTTCAGTGGCATGCGCATCCGCAACACCTACGCGGACGGCATCAACTTCAGCAACGGCACGCGCAACTCGCAGGTGTTCAACTCGTCGTTCCGCACCACGGGTGACGACTCCCTGGCGGTCTGGGCCAACCCCTACGTCAAGGATCGCTCGGTGGACATTGCCCACGACAACCACTTCGTCAACAACACGATCCAACTGGTCTGGCGTGCGAACGGCATCGCGATCTACGGCGGCTACAACAACTCGATCGAGAACAACCTGATCTACGACACGATGAACTACCCGGGCATCATGTTGGCGACCGACCACGATCCCCTGCCCTTCTCGGGGACGACGCTGATCGCCAACAACGCGCTCTACCGGACCGGTGGCGCGTTCTGGAACGAGGACCAGGAGTTCGGGGCGATCACGCTGTTCCCGTCGACCAAGGACATCACCGGCGTCACCATCCGGGACACCGACATCTACGACTCGACCTACGACGGCATCCAGTTCAAGAACGGTGGCGGCAACATGCCGGACGTGGCGATCACCAACGTGCGGATCAGCAACTCGATCAACGGTGCCGGCATCCTGGCCATGAGCGGCGCCCGCGGCAACACGACGCTGACGAACGTCACCATCACCGGCTCGGCCGACGGCAACATCGTCAAGCAGCCGGGCTCGCAGTTCGTCATCACCGGGCAGTGA
- a CDS encoding acyl-CoA dehydrogenase family protein has translation MNLELTETQTLIRDTARKVAREKVAPQARTADREERFSPALFKDLAEVGLMGVNLPARFGGSEAGVVAYALAVMELSAACASTSVAMAVTNMCGELINAFGTEAQREKFLPRLTSGEAVVGAFALSEAHAGSDPGALRTTATRQGEHWVLNGSKQWITSGAYAGVMVVWARTSGTGNRGLSAFIVEGGTKGLHVGKHEDKMGLRGSNTVSLTFEDCHIPADQLLGKEGEGFKLAMVALDGGRIGIASQACGVARAALEASVRYTKDRHAFNQPVSEFQGPRFMMADMKVQIAAAELLTFRAATLKEKGQPFTREASMAKLFASEMANRVCDKAVQLHGGYGYIDEFPVERYYRDARVQTIYEGTSEVQRMVIARETLKLFG, from the coding sequence GTGAACCTCGAGCTGACCGAGACCCAGACGCTCATCCGTGACACCGCCCGGAAGGTGGCCCGCGAGAAGGTGGCGCCCCAGGCGCGCACCGCCGACCGGGAGGAGCGCTTCTCTCCGGCCCTCTTCAAGGACCTGGCGGAGGTGGGGCTGATGGGGGTGAACCTCCCGGCCCGCTTCGGTGGCTCGGAGGCCGGGGTGGTGGCCTACGCGCTGGCGGTGATGGAGCTGTCGGCCGCGTGTGCCTCCACCTCCGTGGCCATGGCCGTGACGAACATGTGCGGGGAGCTGATCAACGCCTTCGGCACCGAGGCCCAGCGGGAGAAGTTCCTGCCCCGGCTGACGTCCGGCGAGGCGGTGGTGGGGGCGTTCGCGCTCTCGGAGGCGCATGCGGGCTCGGACCCGGGCGCGCTGCGCACCACGGCGACGCGGCAGGGCGAGCACTGGGTGCTCAACGGCAGCAAGCAGTGGATCACCTCCGGGGCGTACGCGGGGGTGATGGTGGTGTGGGCGCGCACCTCCGGCACGGGCAACAGGGGCCTGTCGGCCTTCATCGTGGAGGGCGGGACGAAGGGCCTGCACGTGGGCAAGCACGAGGACAAGATGGGCCTGCGTGGCTCGAACACGGTGAGCCTGACGTTCGAGGACTGCCACATTCCGGCCGACCAGTTGCTGGGGAAGGAAGGGGAGGGGTTCAAGCTGGCGATGGTGGCGCTGGATGGCGGCCGCATCGGCATTGCCTCCCAGGCGTGTGGGGTGGCCCGGGCCGCGCTGGAGGCCTCCGTGCGGTACACGAAGGACCGCCATGCCTTCAACCAGCCGGTGAGCGAGTTCCAGGGCCCGCGCTTCATGATGGCGGACATGAAGGTGCAAATCGCCGCGGCGGAGCTGCTGACGTTCCGGGCGGCCACCCTGAAGGAGAAAGGCCAGCCGTTCACGCGCGAAGCCTCCATGGCGAAGCTGTTCGCCAGCGAGATGGCCAACCGCGTCTGTGACAAGGCAGTGCAACTCCACGGCGGCTACGGCTACATCGACGAGTTCCCGGTGGAGCGCTACTACCGGGATGCGCGCGTGCAGACCATCTACGAGGGCACCAGCGAGGTGCAGCGGATGGTCATCGCCCGGGAGACGCTCAAGCTGTTCGGCTGA
- a CDS encoding AgmX/PglI C-terminal domain-containing protein, with protein sequence MGRFLIAAVLLASTGVLAQDEPGAKPSRKAAPKPREALNVTKLPFTPDSIQQVIAYHREKIQACYEDTLVEQDKKVEGKLMTSFTISAVGMVKNAKVLKKGTTLKDVGLHDCVVAVLTAMTFPKPPDGRDYPIEYPFNLKAIE encoded by the coding sequence ATGGGCCGGTTTCTCATCGCGGCGGTGTTGCTGGCATCCACGGGAGTGCTTGCGCAGGACGAGCCTGGGGCGAAGCCCTCCCGGAAGGCCGCCCCCAAGCCCCGCGAGGCACTGAACGTGACCAAGCTGCCCTTCACGCCGGACTCCATCCAGCAGGTCATCGCCTACCACCGGGAGAAGATTCAGGCCTGCTACGAGGACACACTCGTGGAGCAGGACAAGAAGGTGGAGGGAAAGTTGATGACCTCCTTCACCATCTCCGCGGTGGGCATGGTGAAGAACGCGAAGGTGCTGAAGAAGGGCACCACGCTGAAGGACGTCGGGCTGCATGACTGCGTGGTGGCGGTGCTCACGGCGATGACGTTCCCCAAGCCGCCGGACGGCCGCGACTACCCCATCGAGTACCCTTTCAACCTCAAGGCCATCGAGTAG
- a CDS encoding acyl-CoA dehydrogenase, producing the protein MNFELTDIQRETQRMCREFAARELIPNARKWDETHAWPTEAVKKLAELSLLGVAVPEQYGGAGLDNVCYAIAMEEISRGCASTGVIMSVNNSLYCDPVSKYGTEEQKKEFLTPFASGEKLGCFGLTEPEAGSDAAAQQTVAVRRGDEYVINGSKNWITNGPKADAIVLFTMTNKEAGNKGITAFIVPTNTPGFIRAEPDKKMGISAAHSCSMFFEDMRVPAKNVLGKEGDGFKVAMSTLDGGRIGIAAQALGIARAAFEEAVRYSGERKTFGKPIREHQAIQFMLADMATEIDAARLLVHQAALLKDKGVRHSLESAMAKLYASEMASRVANKALQVHGGMGYSKEMDVERHVRDARITEIYEGTSEIQRIVISANLLKE; encoded by the coding sequence AAGTGGGACGAGACCCACGCGTGGCCCACCGAGGCAGTGAAGAAGCTGGCCGAGCTGTCGCTCTTGGGCGTGGCGGTGCCCGAGCAGTACGGCGGCGCGGGGCTGGACAACGTCTGCTACGCCATCGCCATGGAGGAGATCAGCCGTGGCTGCGCCTCCACCGGCGTCATCATGAGCGTGAACAACTCGCTCTACTGCGATCCGGTGTCGAAGTATGGCACCGAGGAGCAAAAGAAGGAGTTCCTCACCCCGTTCGCCAGTGGCGAGAAGCTCGGCTGCTTCGGCCTCACCGAGCCCGAGGCGGGCAGCGACGCGGCGGCCCAGCAGACGGTCGCGGTGCGCCGGGGCGACGAGTACGTCATCAACGGCTCGAAGAACTGGATCACCAACGGCCCCAAGGCGGACGCCATCGTGCTGTTCACGATGACGAACAAGGAAGCGGGCAACAAGGGCATCACCGCCTTCATCGTGCCCACGAACACCCCCGGCTTCATCCGGGCCGAGCCCGACAAGAAGATGGGCATCAGCGCGGCGCACTCCTGCTCCATGTTCTTCGAGGACATGCGCGTGCCGGCCAAGAACGTCCTGGGCAAGGAGGGCGATGGCTTCAAGGTCGCCATGAGCACGCTGGACGGTGGCCGCATTGGCATTGCCGCGCAGGCGCTGGGCATCGCCCGGGCCGCCTTCGAGGAGGCGGTGCGCTACTCGGGCGAGCGCAAGACGTTCGGCAAGCCCATCCGGGAGCACCAGGCCATCCAGTTCATGCTGGCGGACATGGCCACGGAGATCGACGCGGCGCGCCTGCTGGTGCACCAGGCGGCGTTGCTCAAGGACAAGGGCGTGCGCCACTCCCTGGAGAGCGCCATGGCGAAGCTGTACGCCAGCGAGATGGCCAGCCGCGTGGCCAACAAGGCCCTCCAGGTGCACGGCGGCATGGGCTACAGCAAGGAGATGGATGTCGAGCGCCATGTGCGCGACGCACGCATCACCGAAATCTACGAGGGGACGAGCGAGATCCAGCGCATCGTCATCTCGGCCAACCTGTTGAAGGAGTAG